The Glycine max cultivar Williams 82 chromosome 17, Glycine_max_v4.0, whole genome shotgun sequence genome contains the following window.
ttttaagaattaattttcataGCTAAAGAGATGGAGAGCGAATAAATAGAAGAGATGTGTTCGTGTGTGTTTGGAAACCTGGTTTGCAACTAACATAATGCCAATCCACCCTTAAGGTTGCTTCTACATTTGGTGCATTCAAATGTGTAAGCTTCCATTTAAAATGGCACAAACTGGTTTCCAAACACTCAAGAAATCTACAAGGacatcattgccatgcaagaaatATGCTGGTTGTGCTGAATTAAATCTGACATGTCATAGCTTCTACCTTCTggataaaattttatactaacTAGAGCAGTGCCGGTGTGCATGTGCAACAACACGATCCAAATAGAATATCACTATTTTACAATAATATTACCAGAATAACACTATTTAAGCTGGAAGCGGACTTGACAATGATTGAAATGTAGAACATTGTTGGAcagttttaatataattattgattattcattttgttgtttataGTACAAGTTCTATGGAattcctttgatttttatgtttgttgttCTCACaatttttcttcatgttgaccATATTTAGTTTccatcctttttttcttcttgtttatgAATGTCTGCACTTATttgtaaaaatgaattaatgtaTAATGTATCCCATTAGCATTCTTATTGATCTTTATACATCTGGAAACATTAATGACAAAGCATTCACAGATACTAAGAGGAGAATATTGATGTAAAGTGCCAGTTGTTGCAGAGCATGCATGATAAAATACTGTTTCCTAGTTTTAGAGGAATTTTTTTACTAGCTTTGCTGGATTAACTATAACTGCTTTGCATCTATGGATAGGTCAAAGACCGAGTGGCAAAAGTAAGGAAGGCGCAAAAAATGTGGGCAAAGTCCAGCTTCAAGCAAAGACGCCTATTTTTGCGTATACTTTTAAAGTATATAATTAAACATCAAGCGCTTATATGCGAGTAAGAACACTTTTCCATGTTTGTAAAAGTCTTCTCATTTTTTACACTTCTTGGAAACGTTTGTGATACAGACTTGAACTTAGCAAATATGCAAAACTTTCATAACTATCCACTGTTTATAGTTATCCTACTGTTTAATTCATCTGGTCTGAAGTAGATGTAAATTGTGATCATTGCATGAGAATGATGATAACATCTTGTAATTCATGTGCTTTAATTAGAATATCTTCGCGTGATACTGGAAAGACAATGGTAGATGCCTCTTTAGGAGAAATAATGACAACATGTGAGAAGATCAATTGGCTACTGTCAGAGGGTGAGCAGTGGTTAAAGCCTGAATACCGGTACCTTCTTTTAGTAGTtgactattttcttttcttaaactgATTATGATGAATTATctgtctctttttattttctgttctttATGTGcctttttttacacaaaaaactAGGCCTTTTAACTTATAAGATATGTATtgttttattacaaaaaatcaAGTTATAACTTCTTCCTTATACATGCATTTAATATCACTATGgtgaaatttcaaattatctAAAGTCACTTCTATGttcactttctttttccttgtGTGTGATGAATAAAAATCTTTGCAGGTCTTCTGGAAGATCAATGCTTCATAAGAGAGCTAAAGTAGAATTTCATCCCCTTGGTGTTATTGGAGCCATTGTTTCATGGAATTATCCCTTCCACAATATTTTTAATCCTATGCTGGCTGCAATTTTTTCTGGAAACGGTATTGTGATTAAGgtataaaatatcttaatatcTACCTATCACAATTATTCTTCATGCTGCTGGTgtattgtgttgattttagttAGATTATTTTCCttggtaaaattaaaaaataaaaatctcttGCATGGTGCGATACATACTCTTGTTTTAGAGATTTAAAACTATTGATGAACTTCCACCTAATAACCATTTAGAAGATTGTTATGGTTTCCACTAACGCAACCAAGCTTGATCCTTTCTTTCCACCCATTTCTTCATTATTAAGCTGAATTTCAGCACAAGTTAAAATTGGCCTATGCACTATTGATGTATTAAGTGATAAAAAAGGCTATTGCTCAAGGATCATGTTAGAGTTGGAGGCATAAAACCATTTTTTAGCTTCCACCTACTGGCTTAAGCTTTTAGGAGAATTGTTATTTAACCATATAAAATGCTTCTATGTTTtgcaatttgaaagaaaatcatGTGCTTTTTATTGTAGATATCAGAACATGCAAGTTGGTCTGGATGCTTCTACTTCCGGATCATCCAATCAGCCCTTGCTGCCATAGGAGCTCCAGAGGACCTTGTTGAGGTGATAACAGGGTACGGCCATTTGTCTTACcattcctttttcctttttgttctaTGGTTGTGTTTATCACCTATGACATTGATTGGATCTTCTTCCAGGTTTGCTGAAACAGGAGAAGCATTAGTATCTTCTGTTGATAAAGTCATATTTGTTGGATCGCCTGGTGTTGGTAAGATGGTATGATTCTTCTGGCCAATTGAATGGGTTCACTCTGCTATCACCTGGAATTGTATCATAGTTCATTGCTTCCAATCATTGTCATATACTCCATTCATTTTTATGATGGCATCCTATTTCCCATGAATTGCACTATATGCTAATATGCTTCATCTTTTTATGCAGATAATGAACAATGCTGCTAACACTCTTACACCAGTGACACTGGAGCTTGGTGGGAAAGATGCATTTATTGTTTGTGAAGACGTAGATCTGGACCATGTATGAATCCTTTCTCCCTGTTCAGATTCCCCAAAGCTTGGATTTAACTATTATTCACAAAAGCTTAATGAGATCTCCATTCTTGAGTACCTTAGTTTTAACAGCCTTTGATCTGCTGAATATAGGTTGCACAAATTGCTGTCAGGGCTGTACTTCAGTCAAGTGGACAGAACTGTGCTGGGGCAGAGCGATTTTATGTCCATAGGGAAATATATTCTTCTTTTGTTAGCTTAGTTACCAAAATTGTGAAGTCTGTTACAGCTGTAAGTGTTTTTAACAACATTCATTAAATCTAACTCTCTAACTCTATAACTTTCATAATAGGCTTCTGATGCATATAATCACATATGCTTGCACTTCATTTCTAGTTTGTCACAAGATTGCTTTTTCAGAAATCTATCTTATTGTTTATACATCTGTTTTAGCTCTATGTCAAAAACTATGAGAAATAGACATTTGGTTCAGGATACATTGCATTGTCGTCTATTTTAGTTGAACCTCtgcatgttttttgtttctccCATTTCTCCCTTTCTGTACCAGTGTGCCCCCAAGGAACCATTTTCTACATAAacctttaaagaaaaatattagcaTCAACTTATTACTGGCTTTATATTCtagtatgtgtgtgtgtgtgttctaTGTATTTGGAACTCTTTAAAATGTATAGTATCtgtgaattgttgttgatgtctAGCAAACAAATAGAATTTAGAGATGAACAAATTGCATGGCATCACTGGGATGCTCCAATTCTCTTCTGAGATGATATTTTcctttaaaacaaaaagtactGAAATCTGGAATTCATGATTATATACTGTTTGAGAGGAGGGACAAAAGTATCAGAAATTTATGTTCATTCACAGATGGCATTAACATTGACGACTACAATAATCAAGAACTTGTTGCTTACTGATTATTGAAGAATGAACTTCTGTCCTAGGAGTATTGAGTatagtcaatttttttatttaatttattggttATTGATTTCTTGCAGGGCCCACCACTTGTTGGAAAGTATGATATGGGAGCTTTATGCATGCATGAGCATTCTGAAAAGCTTGAAGGCCTTGTAAATGATGCTTTAGACAAAGGAGCTGAAATTGTTGCCCGTGGGAGTTTTGGACATATTGGTGAAGACGCAGTTGATCAATATTTCCCCCCTACTGTGATTGTGAATGTGAACCACACAATGAGATTGATGCAAGAAGAGGTAGCAAAACTCACTATCTTTTCTACTTGAAGATgcctttattttcttctttgattaTTACAAATATCCTACACACTCATACATCACTTCACATTGCCATAGTTTTCATCATCTAATTACAGTTAGTTGTTCCATGTTTTTTGCGCAATTACGCTTTGATTTTACTGCACAAAACTATATTAGTGTGAATCAATGATAATGTGAGCCATGATGTGCAAGAAGCGTTATTACTATTGTTGTATTTAAGTTCATTGTTAGTAGGTATGCATACATTCCATACCTACTTACCTAGACTGCAACcatttgagattttttaaaatttaggtaATCATATCCCATGACAGTCATGCGCCTCAATTGTGCATTTACATTCAAGAATTTCCCTTCTATATTCTATTATTCTATGCTTCAGCAACTGCTTACTAAATTCATCTGTGCAATTAAATACTTGACTAGGCATTTGGACCAATCATGCCGATAATGAAATTCAGCTCTGATGAGGAGGTTGTCAGGCTTGCAAATGAGTCAAAATATGGGCTCGGCTGTGCTGTTTTCTCAGGCAATCAGAGTCGTGCCAGAGAGATAGCTTCACAGATACATGCTGGGGTAGCTGCGGTTAATGATTTTGCATCAACATACATGTGTCAGGTAAATTTATTTCATCTTTAACTCTCTTGAAAGGATTTAATGGTAATTTTATCTTCTTGTCTATCTTGCATCTAAATGCTTGTTTAATATGTGTTGATCTGTTCTGAATGTGCAACAAGTAGGCTGACTGCAGATTGtgcagtttttttctttttcaaactgCCTGGAAAAGTTAACTCAGCCTAGGTTATCCTCCATTTTCACTGAAGCAATTATGCATTATGATTTTGCAGTCCCTACCATTTGGGGGTGTGAAACATAGTGGATTTGGACGATTTGGTGGTGTAGAAGGTTTGCGAGCTTGCTGTCTTGTTAAAGCAGTTGCTGAAGATCGATGGTGGCCATTTGTCAAAACCAAGATACCTAAGCCTATTCAGGTCAGTCAGGAAAACTGTCATTACTATTTCCTTCCGACATCAATTGTTTtgagataaaagaaagaaagctaattctccaaaaaaagaaagaaaaagaaagctaaAACATGCAAAGATATGGAAAAAAGGTACTAGTATTTTTTACTTCACCATGAATAGAAACTTTAATGGGCTTCTTGTCTGCTACAGTATCCTGTTGCAGAGAATGGATTCGAATTTCAGGAGTCACTTGTTGAAGCGCTTTATGGTATTGGCATATGGGACCGTTTGCGAGcattagtaaacgttttaaaaATGCTTACTGAGCAGCATCCTGGTGGCGGCGGCAAGAGAAGAAATGACTGATTGTCAGGTCAGGTAACATGCTAAATGGCTAATATTGTCATACTCAAACCCAGCTGCTAGGAAGCTGTAAGGGAAGAAATGAATAATTGGCGGCAAGTCAAGAGAACACGCTAAATGGTTAATATTGCCAAGTTGGGTGGGGGGTGTCACTTTTGGTTGACGTATTTATATCTAACtacaatgcttttttttttgtacatgtTTCCTGTGCCATCATTTTTGTTGAGCTTTGGTATcactttaatataatttttaaatgctcTCCCCCCACCACCCACACACACCCAAAATCAAACGTTGCTATCTTTATCTGTTCTTGTCAAAGAAAACTCTCAGAAGTTATCATtgttttgtctttcttttcaaatgtaAGGGGATTTAAACTCAAACTAGTTGACGATTATTTGGATTGCAGGAGATGGGATATTTTTGTGATTGTGGCCTTTGGTTTGATACCTATTCATTAGGGCATATAACAATGATCAACTTTGGTTACGGTTACCAAGacatttaaacaaatttttagtttttttttactaattaaaaaatttgtttgactatttagtaaacaaattttttagtagctttcaatatttttttcagaCGATATTttaagtaacattttttaaaatactaactcttaattttttatatttattttctttttgtcttgaatatttattagattttttttaatctttcctATATAAGatgagatttaatttttttttttctcttcttccattgataaggtagaattttattatttttaccttcTATACATTAGATACTTAAGATACTGTTTTCTCTAATTTaccttttatattatataagataTTGATACTGTTTACTCAAAATTaccttttatattatataaggtATTGATAATGATAgataataagtttatttatttttattatcgtttttgaatattttcatattatactATTTTAACTACTGttatttacaatattttattattccaGCTTATACttctagatatatttttttattcaataaaactaatttaatagtTTTTGGCTACTAGTTATTGACTTTtagttatcaattaattttttagcattcaaataatttttcagttaattttatcaaatataagtTGAGCTAAAGAGTCTAACATTGCTTAATGCCATGAGTAAAAATAGCTCCAATAATTTAaggatgaaaattttaattgtcaaagtaaataattacatatttgGGCTAGTTACTAAATTTTAAGTAGGAGAATGCGCGTCACTCCAATGGAGTAGCATGTTTCATAGAGTTTGTTTgaatacaaggacaaaaaacaCTTTTGAGAGTTTCTTTACTGgaaaaaagtttaatattttcAGTAGAAAGCTCTCAGAATGCGCTTCTTACTTATCTAAACAGGTCCATAGTGATTATTTTTCAGTTCTCGgctaaacaaaatcaacaatttATTACTTCTTACATGACGATGTTTTGAAAGGTGAGCCTACTGTGATGCATACACAcccttattcattttttttttctacctttTAGAATTATAAGTGGgtgataatttcaaataaaGTAGTGCCATATTTTATCTGAACATAACTTTTATAACATTGTGGAAGcgtctataaataaaatttagtcttTGTTGGTGTTGTCTATAACCACGAACCACAATCAATTACAAACTTGTGAACTCTTTTTTATAACCCATGacctcttttattttgaatctaTCCATATAATATGCAAGTCTCTCAGAATATAAAAAACTCCTCCCAACAAAGGTTAGAGCAATGACAAGATTgacaagtaaaaacaaaaaaaaacacaagaaaatgAGAATGATGGGGTGAGATGACTATCTAAAAGtcgttaataaaaaataatgagactaaattcattttataaattaattaaataaaatattcagtCAAAATATACAGCAATACTCAATGGATGAACTATAAATCCTTACACTTTCCTTTGGACACGTCGCATGAGGTAGCGCTCTTTACGAATAACCATGTGCACTGCAGTCAGTGCCAGCGACTACACTGAAGAATAGAAATACATTCCATTCCAGGCTTCAAAACTTAAACGATAGTGGAAGGAATGGTGCGTTCAAAGTCTCATTACAATCCCAGTTCCCCCATCGTAGTgcattcaacaattattcaCATTTACATGCACGTGTGATTTCCCACGAAATTGAATCGTCTGGCGAGAGGCCATCTATCACACAACCATCTCGCTTGCAGTTTACCAATGCAACCATAAACCTTTCATTTTCTAATGACGAAGGATACATTACTTGTTCAtcctgaaacaaaaaataatgtgttACTTGCAAAACAAACAAGTATTTTTGAAAGTCATGTTACATTTAATCTGAATTCAATGCATAGCCACCTATGCAATTATGCTATATTTGTGGGCTGAGTATTTTTTGGTGCAGCATTATCCAAACCAACAAGCAAAgcaaaatatactttttattgCTTGAAATTTGTGTTGCccgataaattaatttgttattcattttttttaggaagTGTAATTGCGGATAGTTATTCAACTACCGGCCAGTATTACCCTGTTTAGTGTATTCATATGTTGGACACTTGGGCCTCAATTTCCGGATAGTAATCCGCCTTATGAGGAAGCTCTGCCCCCCCGCTTCTTATGCGTTAACGGGATAAATACCATCCCCACCCAGATATGAACACAATTTTGCTTGCAATAAACAAGTGATATCGAGTTTTAAAAGTTACCTCGGGAAGTTCATAAAACTCCTCGGGAGATATTTGCAACAAATCCATAGCAGTTTGACCTGTGCACCATGCTAAAACTTTCGTACCCGTATCCTTATCCGCAAGAGTAATTTTCAGATGGAACGTGCGTACTACCGCAGCATCAGAAATTGTACGACAAAAGCTGCATTCCACCCATCTATCAGAAATCTTGTTGACAAAATGACCACAGAGAGAATGTGAAAATATTGTATTAACGTAAAAATACTCAGATGGATCGAGCCAGACTCGACATACCTACAACAATATTAAGGAAAATTATCAGAATTTGTAGGTAAACAATAATTAACGGAGATgctgtaaaaactaaaaaggatAGGCATACTGGCAACGGTGAGGAAGCTAGGGAAAGAGATTCAGAACCGTCATCAAGTACGGTCAGGTCATATCTGAcgtaataatataatacaatatattatttatgccatatttttaataatattattatcttgctctctatttttttattacaccatacttttcttttattgaacaATATTACGCTCTCTCTGTTGCATTTCTTGCATGTGAAAAGCGTTTATATACATGAGGCTTGGTGCGAAACAACAGTAAAACCTTAATCTTCTTGTAGCCCTAAAGGCTTCTACTTTGCTTTTTCTCAATTTGGGCTGGTTAAGTACAAACGACCAAAGGTCGGTGAACTAGCTGTGACCGGTAAAACTACAAGCCCAGCCATAAATCAGACTCGGATCATCTGGTATTCCAACTAGTGCTTCATTCATTATGGTTGAGCATGTGCATAGAGCAACAAAACAAGGAACATCGAGCTCGgacaataaagaaaaatagaaaaagtggCTAAGGTTATTGCAAGATGTCTTATTTCaagtacaaaaacaaaatataagatGCTCGCGGTACATGATATCAGGTTGCAACGGCTATAATTACTggtttgtttttaaaatgttaataacaGAGAAGACACTAGTGACATGAATACGACATAGTAATAATTGAaacaaaaggagagaaaaagtcAAATAAACATTCAAATAGTAGTAATGCATAACTCTTACTTGCGCATAGCTAGTCTGGTAAAAAATATCAGTGAGTCGCGATAGCTTATGAAGGCAAGATGAGTTGATCAATGCTGGTAAACAACTGAGATTGATGAAAGAAGCCCCAATATCATTCTCAAACCATAATACTTCCAGACTGTCAATCCAAAAACATTCAACTGCGTTGTATGATTATGTGGATACTTTAACCAGAGTACAAAAACGCATTAAACTATACAGGCAGATAATACAGGTAGAGCAGACAATATGATGGAAAGGGGAACTAGGCAACATTTTTTCATCGTCAATTTTCACAATTATCTTTCTCCTTATGTGTGAGTCTGGTGGCTGGTGATGTgcatcaattttcaattttaacattGAAGTTGGATGTACTCACCACTTTTGTTTTGACATCGTACATGTCAAGCCAGATATGTATACAGTGTGACCGAAACTAACTCTTCCCAATGACCTGAGGTATATTATAAGACTATAAGAAGGAAGAGTacataagaaaaagaatatttgGAAGTGCAAAGAAGCATGTTAAATGGTTCCATTATACTATTCATTACCAAAATCTCGCAAAATGAAGCTTTGTCCAAATTTCTCCACTAGTATCTGCGATTCTTAAAGAGAAAACAGTTTGTTggttattttcttctttgataATATCTGTAACAGCACCATAGAGACTGATGCCAGTCATCTTGATACGAAGGTCTACCACAAATGACTGCAAAACTTCACACAAGTAATAAAGTTAAGTAACCAACCATAAGATGCACAAGACAAACTTTTAGCAGTGCACATAAGCTAGCgtgaaaaatattagtaataaaagagaaaagctaacacatttttttttccaatacatCCTTTATTACTGGGAAAATTTAATGTAGGCTCCACTGAATCAATGTTGAGGCCTACATAATTTATCGGGCAACAGAAATTTCACGCAATAAAAAGTATCAAAAGCGTGTGGCTAAGCTAAAGCCAATAATACAATCAAAACACCGGTTATTGGCAGGCTTCCAATATAAATATCTTTCTAACATacataaagtaaaataacatgcGAGATAGCTATTGAGATCAAGAACaaatagaaattaagaaaagcTATCGTTTACTTTTCTTGGGAAAGGAGGTAGAGGGCAAACTCACCCGAAAAGGATAATTACTGAAATCAATGGTCCCCTGAGAATCACGGGGCAAGCTCACTTGAGAAAACTTAAGATCCTGACTGGAATTAAAAGAACCCAAGGGCCGTGAACCATGACGGCGGTTTGGAGTCAATGTTACGCACACCTAATCGGCAGAGCTGTTTAATATTCTCTCCATATGACAATTACAATAGTTTATTTCAATACAGAAATCAATAAATCACCTGTTCTTCATGTTGAATATAAGGCACCAAATATAGTTGTGTTTCGCTTCCGTATTCAAGACATAAGTCTTCACTTGTCTCAGTATCACAGTCCACTGAAATATTAACGTATGGTTTGTCCAGTGCAAGCATGCTTCCCACTCTGTATACCCCCCAAAAAATGAATGATATACGAATATGAAAAGAATTATGCTGTTTCAGATGTCTGACCACTGCAAAAATTCACCTGAAAAGATTGGCAAGGAGAATCTGCTCACCCCACAAGAAAAACTTTAATTTGACTCCATCACCATCAACAAGAGTAATCTGTTTTCTTTGTAGGGTTTCAAACTTCCTGTGAATTTCCGAAGATTCAATCTTTTCAATcctataatcaaaataaaaaatagaaaggtcACATATTTTCAATCCTATAATCAAAATAAGATAATAGAAGGGTCACGTGCAATAGGGGAAAAAATGACTAGTTAAGGCTATGGACAAAATAACTAGTAAGATCAACCATGGAAATATATTATCTCATAAAAGACGCAATGCTCTGCAAATTCACAACATGCTCACAACAAAGTCAAGTGAAAAAATATAACACCAGTTTTTTTGGATaagcaaatataaatataacaccAATTGCAAGTAGTTTACCGGGCATAAAGTGAATATGAAGCCCCTCGGTTCACCGCATCAAGAGAAATTGAAGAGAAAGGGTCTGAACAAAACTGAGCTCCTAGTAGCATTGCATCATCATCCTGATTCTATGGTTTTGAAGAAAATTAAAGGATTATCATCATGAAAACTTTATCTGAATCTCATCTTTTAGGTGTAGCAAAGACCAAAATAAAGAACTAGTCTACAGAAGCACAGAATTTATTCCGAACTTGAAATACTTGCATATGAAACTAccacaaatttatatttaaaaaatctttgaCCATTACCTCATCCAATAGAATCACAAGATACTCTGTTGGCAAAAGACGTGGATGTCCAGAACCTCCAGTGGCAGTTCGGAGGTAGCAACCAGTGAGGAAAATCTCTCTCCCTCGCTTCAGAATTCCATTCTGCAGTCCTGTCAAGTCATAGAATCTGCTGGACAAAATATGATACgtttaatattaaatgaaattgcAAATAAGAGCATTCCAAggttttgatttcaaaaaacttGCTACATATTTGAAATTGCAAAGAGGAGCTAAATCCATATTCAATACTTGTATTTTATGCAGATATTTGAAATAAATGTAAGTCATTGGAAACTTTAAAATCTTTACCATAAGAAAAGTTGATTCGATGAACAATTAAATGCACATGCAGTACAAAGAGAGAATATCTTCTTGAACTTCATTATCATCAGATTGTCGCCCAAGTAAGTTGAAGAAATAACGCACTTAAATtctctcaaatataaaataaaagtatttctaTGTTTCCATATTTTCAACAGCAAGATAACCAAGCTACATGCAGtgagcaaaaaacaaaaatcagctGACAGTGCAGGCTTAGAACAAAATCTTTTATTTACTATGcatcaaattacaaaattgagTTTGACCTTGATTGATTTAATACAATTACCTGCGGTGTAGATAGACATCTATGATATTGGAACTCCAATAATCCCCTAATGTAAGCATGTGGATGTTTGTGCCTGCAGATGATAAGCGTCAATCATTACAAAGCCAAAATAAAAACAGCCTTATCCAACTAAGTAGGATTAGTTACATGAATTAAAGGATCTAGGAGCAAGTCTTTTTTTCCAGATTTCTCCTAAATACCTAACCCAAATTACTTTCTACTGCACTTAATATGGTGTAACACGTCAAAACTGATGCCTATTTGTAAATAATGTCTTGATCTCCACCTCACATCTCGCCCAagcattttataattataaccaaCCAAATAAAAGTGTAGCTAAATAGAGAATCAAGAATGCAGAAGTTGAATTTAGCTTATGGAGAAACCAAatgcattttaaatattttcttctacAAGTGTTTATGGATGAGTTTATTCAAACAAGGCACGTTAAATTTCACATTCATTCCCCGTACTAAACCGTAttcaggaagaagaaaaaatgcttTAATTCCAAATTACCTGGGAGCACAAATGCATCAATAATAACAGCTTCTAGAACACTGTTCAAGGACAGGAAGTTCTTCGCGTATATGGAATCAATGGTAACAGTGTTTGGAAGCTTTGTCCTCCGATGATTCTTCTTGAGGTGATTGATTAATTCGAGAGGCTTCTTCGGAGCCCCAACCCAGCGTTGCTCACTCCACGccttcaaaacaaaattaacgaTAAGAAAAGCATCCAAATACAGCAGAAACCTAAATAAACTCAACACCACGCAAAAGTAACAGCAGTTACTACATAACTTATCTCATTCCAAAAGAGATGAACATAACCGACTAGAAATCCCTAATTAATGCATTTAATAGTCCGTGCGAAGaggaaattagaaaaatgaaggaGCGAAGGTGATGTTATGCACCTGAGAGAGTTCAGAGAGCAAGATCGCGGGAGTGACACCGCTTGAATAAGCAATGCAAGTCTTGAGAATACGAGAAACGATCCAACTCCATCCAAGTCCATCGGAACCGTCGTCGTCTTTGTTTCGATCGCCTTCCAGCGATAATAGCTCAGATCTTGCGTAATCCACGAATTTGAGGAAAGGATCTTCTTgctcttcttcctcctcctttTGTTGGCAATGGTCTACGTCCATGGCGGAGCCTACCTTTGTATTGCAGGCATAACCTCtattctccattttc
Protein-coding sequences here:
- the LOC100807658 gene encoding uncharacterized protein isoform X1; the encoded protein is MENRGYACNTKVGSAMDVDHCQQKEEEEEQEDPFLKFVDYARSELLSLEGDRNKDDDGSDGLGWSWIVSRILKTCIAYSSGVTPAILLSELSQAWSEQRWVGAPKKPLELINHLKKNHRRTKLPNTVTIDSIYAKNFLSLNSVLEAVIIDAFVLPGTNIHMLTLGDYWSSNIIDVYLHRRFYDLTGLQNGILKRGREIFLTGCYLRTATGGSGHPRLLPTEYLVILLDENQDDDAMLLGAQFCSDPFSSISLDAVNRGASYSLYARIEKIESSEIHRKFETLQRKQITLVDGDGVKLKFFLWGEQILLANLFRVGSMLALDKPYVNISVDCDTETSEDLCLEYGSETQLYLVPYIQHEEQVCVTLTPNRRHGSRPLGSFNSSQDLKFSQVSLPRDSQGTIDFSNYPFRSFVVDLRIKMTGISLYGAVTDIIKEENNQQTVFSLRIADTSGEIWTKLHFARFCLIIYLRSLGRVSFGHTVYISGLTCTMSKQKCLEVLWFENDIGASFINLSCLPALINSSCLHKLSRLTDIFYQTSYAQVCRVWLDPSEYFYVNTIFSHSLCGHFVNKISDRWVECSFCRTISDAAVVRTFHLKITLADKDTGTKVLAWCTGQTAMDLLQISPEEFYELPEDEQVMYPSSLENERFMVALVNCKRDGCVIDGLSPDDSISWEITRACKCE
- the LOC100807658 gene encoding uncharacterized protein isoform X5, which encodes MENRGYACNTKVGSAMDVDHCQQKEEEEEQEDPFLKFVDYARSELLSLEGDRNKDDDGSDGLGWSWIVSRILKTCIAYSSGVTPAILLSELSQAWSEQRWVGAPKKPLELINHLKKNHRRTKLPNTVTIDSIYAKNFLSLNSVLEAVIIDAFVLPGTNIHMLTLGDYWSSNIIDVYLHRRFYDLTGLQNGILKRGREIFLTGCYLRTATGGSGHPRLLPTEYLVILLDENQDDDAMLLGAQFCSDPFSSISLDAVNRGASYSLYARIEKIESSEIHRKFETLQRKQITLVDGDGVKLKFFLWGEQILLANLFRVGSMLALDKPYVNISVDCDTETSEDLCLEYGSETQLYLVPYIQHEEQVCVTLTPNRRHGSRPLGSFNSSQDLKFSQVSLPRDSQGTIDFSNYPFRSFVVDLRIKMTGISLYGAVTDIIKEENNQQTVFSLRIADTSGEIWTKLHFARFCLIIYLRSLGRVSFGHTVYISGLTCTMSKQKCLEVLWFENDIGASFINLSCLPALINSSCLHKLSRLTDIFYQTSYAQLLSYNF